In one Myxosarcina sp. GI1 genomic region, the following are encoded:
- a CDS encoding response regulator transcription factor produces MTKLLVIEDEQFVREGITELLEAEDYEVFSTENGILGVLWAQENLPDLVICDVMMPEIDGHEVLSEMRNIPSLALTPFIFLTAKADKTSMRHGMELGADDYLTKPISRDDLINAIETRLAKHKKIQEQYDKQLKRADELEQRVGEIEKLYIQEKLSQKYYEAVLKLAIAINLIEKIQPGELRDRNIDIIRKTCANEIEKIDDQPSLRKSIISKNPEIALQLLN; encoded by the coding sequence ATGACCAAACTTTTGGTAATTGAAGACGAACAATTTGTTAGAGAAGGTATTACAGAACTTTTAGAAGCGGAAGATTACGAAGTCTTTAGTACGGAAAACGGTATTTTAGGCGTTCTTTGGGCGCAGGAAAATTTACCAGACTTAGTAATTTGCGATGTCATGATGCCTGAAATTGACGGACATGAAGTTTTGTCCGAAATGCGTAACATACCAAGTTTGGCTTTGACACCATTTATTTTTCTTACTGCCAAGGCTGATAAAACTAGCATGAGACATGGTATGGAATTAGGTGCAGATGATTATCTGACCAAGCCAATTTCTAGAGACGATTTGATTAACGCTATAGAAACCAGATTGGCAAAACATAAAAAAATACAAGAACAATATGATAAACAGCTTAAGCGTGCCGATGAGTTAGAGCAAAGAGTCGGCGAAATTGAAAAACTATACATTCAAGAAAAGCTATCGCAAAAATATTACGAAGCAGTGCTCAAGCTAGCTATAGCAATTAACTTGATAGAGAAAATTCAACCAGGAGAATTGCGCGATCGCAACATAGACATTATTCGTAAAACTTGTGCAAATGAGATTGAGAAGATCGACGACCAACCCAGTTTGCGAAAAAGTATTATATCTAAAAATCCTGAAATAGCTTTGCAATTGCTAAATTGA